In the Magnetospira sp. QH-2 genome, one interval contains:
- the rfbH gene encoding lipopolysaccharide biosynthesis protein RfbH, whose product MSDDPEALRAQILDLTRRYHAAAYPDKAFTPGDSPMPVSGRVFGAEDMAALVDSSLDFWLTTGRFNDAFEEKLAGVIGRKHLLTVNSGSSANLVAFAALTSPLLKDRALQPGDEVITCATGFPTTVNPALLYGMTPVFVDVDIPTYNALPERIAEAVGPKTRAIMLAHTLGNPFDVAAVKKIADDHGLWLIEDCCDALGSTFDGQMVGTFGDIGTLSFYPAHHITMGEGGAVFCDRSILRRAMESLRDWGRDCYCAPGKDDTCGKRFCWKLGDLPEGYDHKYVYSHLGYNLKITDMQAAVGLAQMDHLDDFIARRKANFDRLKQGLADLEEVLILPEATTGSDPSWFGFPLTLREDAPFSRDQLVIHLNEQKVGTRLLFGSNLLRQPYMIGRPHRVVGDLTNANRVVDRTFWIGVYPGLTDAHTDRMLDIVHTFVREQA is encoded by the coding sequence ATGAGCGATGATCCCGAAGCCCTGCGGGCGCAAATCCTTGATCTGACCCGGCGTTATCATGCCGCGGCCTATCCGGACAAGGCCTTCACGCCCGGGGACTCCCCCATGCCCGTGTCCGGGCGGGTATTCGGTGCCGAGGACATGGCGGCGCTGGTGGATAGTTCGCTGGATTTCTGGCTGACCACAGGACGGTTCAACGATGCCTTCGAGGAAAAGCTGGCCGGGGTCATCGGTCGCAAGCATCTGTTGACGGTCAATTCAGGCTCCTCGGCCAATCTGGTGGCCTTTGCCGCGCTGACCTCGCCCCTGCTCAAGGACCGGGCGCTACAGCCCGGCGACGAGGTCATCACCTGCGCCACCGGCTTCCCGACCACGGTCAACCCGGCCTTGCTCTACGGCATGACACCCGTGTTCGTGGATGTGGACATACCCACCTACAACGCCCTGCCCGAGCGCATCGCCGAGGCGGTGGGGCCGAAGACCCGTGCGATCATGCTGGCCCATACCCTGGGCAACCCGTTCGACGTGGCGGCGGTGAAAAAGATCGCCGACGACCATGGTCTATGGCTGATCGAAGACTGTTGCGACGCCCTGGGCAGCACCTTCGACGGTCAGATGGTCGGGACGTTCGGCGATATCGGCACTCTGTCGTTCTATCCCGCCCACCATATCACCATGGGCGAGGGCGGCGCGGTATTCTGCGACCGGTCGATCCTGCGCCGGGCCATGGAGAGCCTCCGCGACTGGGGCCGGGACTGCTACTGCGCGCCGGGAAAGGACGATACCTGTGGCAAACGGTTTTGCTGGAAGCTGGGCGATCTGCCGGAGGGCTATGACCACAAGTATGTCTATTCCCACCTGGGCTATAACCTGAAGATCACCGACATGCAGGCTGCGGTGGGTCTAGCGCAAATGGACCATCTGGATGATTTCATCGCCCGGCGCAAGGCCAACTTCGACCGCTTGAAACAGGGATTGGCGGATCTGGAAGAGGTCCTGATCCTGCCCGAGGCCACGACGGGCTCCGATCCCTCCTGGTTCGGTTTTCCGTTGACCCTGCGCGAGGATGCGCCGTTCAGCCGGGACCAACTGGTGATCCATCTCAATGAGCAAAAGGTCGGCACCCGGCTGCTGTTCGGCTCCAATCTGTTGCGCCAGCCCTACATGATCGGGCGTCCGCACCGGGTGGTGGGAGATCTGACCAACGCCAACCGGGTGGTGGACCGGACCTTCTGGATCGGGGTCTATCCGGGTCTGACCGATGCCCATACGGACCGCATGCTGGACATTGTTCACACCTTCGTCCGGGAGCAGGCCTGA
- a CDS encoding NAD(P)-dependent oxidoreductase: MATIAILGATGHVGKGLAYALAQGGSHTLRLYARDPDRVLDFLKTWELSDHDRVVHPMDEFGRHPFDAVVNATGAGDPARLRTLGAGIFRLTETVDNRILDLLTDHPERLYLNISSGAVYGAGFAEPARQDTIAAVPVNDLGPGDAYAMAKRHAEAKHRAHTAFNIVDLRIFSYFSRFIDLEGRFFTVDLARSLRDAVPLTTNCGEMDRDYVVPDDLAQMVQCCLTRWTDRDEQVVNDALDFYSKAPVGKFELIEAVQRTLPLQVRVEDETATLATGGAKSRYYSENHRAADWGYAPRFTSADGVVSELNALLNR; encoded by the coding sequence ATGGCCACTATCGCCATTCTCGGCGCCACCGGCCATGTGGGCAAGGGCCTGGCTTATGCCCTGGCCCAAGGCGGAAGCCATACCCTGCGGCTCTATGCCCGGGATCCGGATCGGGTGCTCGACTTTCTCAAAACCTGGGAGTTGTCGGATCACGATAGGGTCGTTCATCCGATGGACGAATTTGGTCGCCATCCCTTTGACGCGGTGGTCAATGCCACCGGTGCGGGGGATCCAGCCCGCTTGCGGACCCTGGGCGCCGGGATCTTTCGGCTGACCGAGACCGTCGACAACCGAATTCTGGATCTCCTGACCGATCATCCGGAACGGCTGTACCTGAATATATCCAGCGGTGCGGTCTATGGGGCCGGGTTTGCCGAACCGGCGCGCCAAGACACGATCGCGGCGGTACCGGTCAATGATTTGGGGCCCGGCGATGCCTATGCCATGGCCAAACGCCATGCGGAAGCCAAACATCGGGCTCATACGGCTTTCAATATCGTCGATTTGCGTATTTTCTCTTATTTCAGCCGCTTTATTGACCTGGAAGGCCGGTTTTTCACCGTCGATCTGGCCCGCAGCCTGCGTGACGCCGTGCCCCTGACCACCAATTGCGGCGAAATGGACCGGGATTACGTGGTGCCGGACGATCTGGCCCAAATGGTCCAATGCTGCCTGACCCGCTGGACCGACCGGGACGAGCAAGTCGTCAACGATGCCTTGGATTTCTATTCCAAGGCACCGGTGGGCAAGTTTGAATTGATCGAAGCGGTGCAGCGGACCTTGCCTTTGCAGGTCCGGGTCGAGGACGAGACCGCCACCCTGGCCACCGGCGGGGCCAAGAGCCGTTACTATTCGGAAAACCATCGGGCGGCGGACTGGGGCTATGCGCCGCGCTTCACCTCGGCCGATGGCGTGGTATCGGAACTGAACGCTCTTCTCAACCGCTGA